A part of Methanobrevibacter sp. genomic DNA contains:
- a CDS encoding dCMP deaminase family protein: MSKNEYYLAIALAVSKRSTCLKRRYGAVIVNNDEIISTGYNGNPRGEENCCDRGDCQRMNLPSNSGNYNDCFSVHAEQNAMISASRNEMLGSTIFLAGEKYEDESWVEIEDAEPCPICFRMIKNSGIDKVVSKKGISKLRDTV, encoded by the coding sequence ATGAGCAAAAATGAGTATTATCTTGCAATTGCTCTTGCGGTATCAAAAAGAAGCACTTGTTTAAAAAGACGTTATGGGGCGGTAATAGTAAATAATGATGAAATAATAAGCACAGGTTATAATGGAAATCCAAGAGGTGAGGAGAACTGCTGTGATAGGGGGGACTGTCAAAGAATGAACCTTCCATCCAATTCAGGCAACTATAATGATTGTTTTTCAGTCCACGCCGAACAGAATGCAATGATTAGCGCAAGCAGAAATGAAATGCTTGGATCAACCATTTTTCTAGCCGGAGAAAAGTATGAGGATGAATCTTGGGTGGAAATAGAAGATGCAGAACCTTGCCCGATATGCTTTAGAATGATAAAGAACTCAGGAATTGATAAAGTAGTTAGTAAGAAAGGGATTTCAAAACTGCGTGATACAGTTTGA